One segment of Paenibacillus sp. FSL R7-0337 DNA contains the following:
- a CDS encoding S8 family peptidase — translation MSRKNLTVAGIVTAALTVLLLTFALRPEGGGGTLQQASVPNPSQEKVIKKTTLVQDVTATDKLNRVDVNRHLSTLLADMHHASPEAISAYAQSLQQGHGHITMLMLVDFNTRKTTTFKSSLPEGTDQENKQLLHYLNTAKSAIKGHQSYESPSFIIGDKKYYFVAQRNREGQMAVIALINQKILDRVALHQLKNLRLIPYPKEGKYRIESVHADTLKDITVKTGHDNENASHYYENEIVVRFPNGHPTAAQLQTIAADIRCKEPRKLGYAYIFRSDKMSYSQLKTYFANKWHPLYAEPHYMYLTNDAVSENPGANVITPNDLLFSTYQWNLPAIETPQGWNLSKGSKEIVIAVVDTGVQANHPDLKGQLLKGYNAITSGSTPDDDVGHGTHVAGIIGALTNNEEGVAGISWYNKILPVKALDNSGAGTTYSVAEGIIWAADQGAKVINLSLGNYADSQFLHDAIKYAYDRDVVIVSASGNDNTERPGYPAAYEEVIAVAATNAAGERASFSNYGDYIDVAAPGESIASTYPDNQYAALSGTSMASPHVAALAGLVRSLNPALTNKEVTALLTSNAIDLGTAGHDKYYGWGQVDIYRTLQAAGGGQVPLQLFPQQVGKQLDSIQ, via the coding sequence ATGTCACGTAAAAATTTAACCGTCGCCGGTATAGTTACTGCCGCGCTGACCGTACTGCTGCTCACCTTCGCCCTGCGGCCGGAAGGCGGCGGCGGTACCCTTCAGCAAGCATCTGTGCCTAATCCCTCTCAGGAAAAAGTGATTAAGAAAACCACCCTTGTGCAGGATGTAACGGCCACTGACAAGCTGAACCGCGTCGATGTAAACAGACATCTGAGCACCCTGCTGGCCGATATGCATCACGCTTCGCCTGAAGCTATCTCAGCATATGCGCAGAGCCTTCAACAGGGGCACGGGCATATTACCATGCTGATGCTGGTTGATTTCAACACCCGTAAGACAACTACCTTCAAATCTTCTCTGCCCGAAGGAACCGATCAGGAGAATAAACAGCTGCTTCATTATCTGAACACCGCCAAATCTGCGATCAAAGGCCACCAGTCCTATGAATCCCCCTCGTTCATCATCGGCGACAAAAAGTATTATTTCGTAGCCCAGCGTAACCGGGAGGGTCAAATGGCTGTCATCGCCCTGATTAACCAGAAGATTCTGGACCGCGTTGCACTGCATCAGCTCAAGAATCTGCGGCTCATTCCGTACCCGAAGGAAGGCAAGTACCGGATAGAATCTGTCCACGCCGATACCTTGAAGGACATCACAGTCAAGACCGGACATGACAATGAGAACGCCAGCCATTACTACGAGAATGAGATTGTCGTCCGCTTCCCGAACGGACATCCCACTGCGGCACAGCTTCAGACTATCGCCGCCGATATCCGCTGCAAGGAGCCGCGCAAGCTGGGGTATGCTTATATTTTCCGGTCGGACAAGATGAGTTACTCCCAGCTCAAGACCTACTTCGCCAATAAGTGGCATCCGCTGTACGCAGAGCCTCACTATATGTACTTAACCAATGATGCGGTCAGCGAAAATCCGGGAGCGAATGTAATTACGCCCAATGACCTGCTCTTCTCCACTTACCAGTGGAATCTGCCGGCGATTGAAACCCCGCAGGGCTGGAATCTGTCCAAGGGCAGCAAGGAGATCGTAATCGCCGTTGTGGATACCGGTGTTCAAGCGAACCACCCGGATCTGAAGGGGCAGCTGCTCAAGGGCTACAATGCGATTACGAGCGGCAGCACGCCGGACGACGATGTCGGACATGGCACCCATGTGGCCGGCATCATTGGAGCGTTAACCAATAATGAAGAAGGGGTCGCCGGCATCAGCTGGTATAACAAGATCCTTCCGGTAAAAGCGCTGGATAATTCCGGGGCAGGCACCACCTATTCGGTGGCCGAAGGCATTATCTGGGCGGCAGATCAGGGGGCTAAGGTGATTAATCTCAGCCTGGGCAACTATGCCGACTCGCAGTTTCTGCATGATGCAATTAAGTATGCCTATGACCGGGATGTGGTGATTGTCTCCGCTTCCGGCAATGACAATACGGAGCGGCCGGGATATCCCGCAGCCTACGAAGAGGTGATTGCAGTCGCCGCAACGAATGCGGCGGGAGAGCGTGCTTCCTTCTCCAATTACGGGGACTACATCGATGTGGCTGCACCCGGGGAGAGCATTGCCAGCACCTATCCCGATAATCAGTATGCTGCGTTATCCGGCACCTCGATGGCCAGTCCCCATGTAGCGGCGCTGGCCGGACTGGTGCGCTCCTTGAACCCTGCGCTGACGAACAAGGAAGTGACCGCGCTCTTGACCTCTAATGCCATCGATCTGGGCACCGCTGGCCATGATAAGTATTACGGCTGGGGCCAGGTGGATATCTACCGTACCCTGCAGGCCGCAGGAGGAGGCCAGGTTCCGCTCCAGCTGTTCCCGCAGCAGGTCGGCAAACAGCTGGATTCTATACAATAA
- a CDS encoding PLP-dependent aminotransferase family protein gives MHIDLLRSGDKSLPRQISETIAQRITSGLLQPGTQLPSVRGLSSSLNVSQVTVSKAYADLELRGHILCSQGKGCYVAERDRSRQVAEAGSGWQDGYDDYLPRAQLWRNFDYSEVDYPFHLASIHSSLLPLGPIGTTMATLVKEQPELMATYGNFQGDPELREVMRRHLQSRGIQLGASDLMITSGAQQGIDLVARTFVGPGDTVYLEAPSYTGAIDVFAGRGAEMIFVPMDGDGMRVDRLTAMCDRRPPKLIYTNPTFQNPSGVTMSMPRRQRLLELARSYRCLIVEDDPFSDLYFHQPPPASIKSLDTAGHVVYMKSFSKVLAPGCRIACVAAQGNILSRLIAAKSASDLGSPLLTQRAVLPFIERQYDEYAAKLRSALRVRQEAAARLLKQYAPAGVTWQLPGGGLNLWLQLPESPAIEELHTLAEQEGISFLPGDVCYAGDIPSRHIRLSYSQLTQEGMERGLRKFLLLLERHLHS, from the coding sequence ATGCATATTGATTTACTCCGCAGCGGAGACAAATCGCTGCCCCGGCAGATTAGTGAGACGATCGCACAGCGGATCACCTCGGGTCTGCTCCAGCCGGGCACACAGCTGCCGTCCGTTAGAGGTCTGTCTTCCTCCTTGAATGTAAGCCAGGTTACGGTAAGCAAGGCTTATGCTGACCTGGAGCTGCGCGGACATATTCTGTGCAGCCAGGGCAAGGGCTGTTATGTAGCAGAACGGGACCGAAGCAGGCAAGTGGCAGAGGCGGGGTCGGGGTGGCAGGACGGCTATGATGACTATCTGCCAAGGGCCCAGCTATGGCGTAATTTCGATTATTCAGAGGTGGACTATCCCTTTCATCTGGCCTCCATCCACAGCAGTTTGCTCCCACTGGGACCTATTGGCACGACCATGGCAACACTTGTGAAGGAGCAGCCTGAGCTGATGGCCACCTACGGTAATTTTCAAGGAGACCCGGAGCTGCGCGAGGTGATGCGCAGGCACCTGCAGAGCCGGGGAATCCAGCTGGGCGCCAGTGATTTGATGATCACAAGCGGCGCACAGCAGGGGATCGATCTGGTCGCCCGGACCTTTGTCGGTCCGGGGGATACGGTATATCTGGAGGCACCCAGCTATACTGGGGCGATAGATGTTTTTGCAGGGCGGGGGGCTGAGATGATCTTCGTTCCGATGGACGGGGACGGAATGCGGGTGGACCGGCTTACCGCAATGTGTGACCGGAGGCCGCCTAAGCTCATCTATACCAATCCGACCTTCCAGAATCCGAGCGGGGTCACCATGAGCATGCCAAGAAGACAGCGCCTGCTGGAGCTTGCCCGCAGCTACCGCTGTCTCATTGTGGAGGATGATCCGTTCAGTGACCTGTACTTCCATCAGCCGCCCCCGGCGTCCATTAAATCGCTGGATACTGCCGGACATGTAGTCTACATGAAGAGCTTCAGCAAAGTTCTCGCCCCCGGCTGCCGGATCGCCTGTGTCGCCGCTCAGGGCAATATCCTCTCCCGGCTGATCGCCGCCAAGTCGGCCAGTGATCTGGGCAGTCCGCTGCTGACCCAGCGGGCTGTACTGCCCTTCATCGAGCGCCAGTATGACGAGTACGCAGCGAAGCTGCGGTCAGCGCTGCGTGTCCGCCAGGAGGCGGCAGCGAGGCTGCTGAAGCAGTATGCTCCGGCCGGGGTAACCTGGCAACTGCCGGGGGGAGGGCTGAATCTGTGGCTGCAGCTGCCGGAATCCCCTGCAATTGAGGAGCTCCACACTCTCGCCGAGCAGGAAGGGATCTCCTTCCTGCCGGGCGATGTCTGCTATGCCGGGGATATACCCTCCAGGCATATCCGCTTAAGCTATTCGCAGCTGACGCAGGAGGGGATGGAGCGCGGACTCCGCAAGTTCCTGCTGCTGTTGGAACGGCATCTGCACTCTTAG
- a CDS encoding PLP-dependent aminotransferase family protein has translation MKINYADMTNHLGSSAVRDILKITQGKDIISLAGGLPAEELFPAEAIREAYSRVLSGDSSALQYGLTEGYLPLREQIAARLGQQGIPVSTEEMILTTGSQQAIDLLCRILLDPGDTVLVEAPTYLAALQVLSSYRADIHVVKSDEDGLLPEHLEEQLRVHRPKLLYAVPTFNNPSGATWSRARREQVVELCRKYGVLILEDNPYGEIRFDESPEAYPKALAAIDRNLGGDTCVVYTGTFSKIVAPGLRTGWIVGPAGLVTMIARAKQAADLHSSTIDQRALHELLLSFDLEAHIRLVSREYKSRMKLLSAELASQSWQDTSFLEPRGGMFLWLSLPARIHTAELLPLAVEQGVAFVPGEVFYSEQPMKNTMRLNFTHTRPELLPLAVQRLTTALSRYEERVLSL, from the coding sequence ATGAAGATCAACTATGCGGATATGACGAACCACCTGGGGTCCTCCGCAGTCCGCGATATCCTTAAGATCACACAGGGTAAGGACATCATCTCGCTTGCCGGCGGGCTGCCTGCCGAAGAGCTGTTTCCGGCAGAAGCGATCCGGGAGGCTTACAGCCGCGTTCTGAGCGGCGACAGCTCTGCGCTGCAATATGGACTGACAGAAGGCTATCTTCCGCTGCGTGAACAGATTGCCGCCAGACTGGGGCAACAGGGCATCCCTGTCTCCACCGAGGAAATGATCCTCACTACCGGCTCCCAGCAGGCCATAGATTTGCTATGCAGAATTCTGCTTGATCCGGGAGACACCGTACTTGTAGAGGCACCGACCTATCTGGCCGCCTTGCAGGTACTGAGCTCGTACCGTGCAGACATCCATGTTGTAAAGAGCGATGAGGACGGGCTGCTGCCAGAGCATCTCGAAGAGCAGCTTCGAGTGCACCGCCCTAAGCTGTTATACGCCGTTCCCACCTTCAACAATCCTTCAGGCGCAACCTGGAGCAGGGCACGCCGTGAGCAAGTGGTGGAGCTATGCCGGAAATACGGCGTGCTGATACTGGAGGATAATCCTTACGGAGAGATTAGGTTCGATGAATCCCCAGAAGCCTACCCTAAGGCCCTCGCAGCCATCGACAGGAATCTGGGCGGGGATACCTGCGTGGTCTATACAGGTACTTTCTCCAAGATCGTAGCTCCGGGACTGCGGACAGGCTGGATCGTTGGCCCCGCCGGGCTGGTCACAATGATCGCCAGAGCCAAGCAAGCCGCCGATTTGCACTCCAGCACCATCGATCAGCGCGCCCTGCATGAGCTGCTGCTGTCCTTCGACCTTGAAGCCCATATCCGGCTGGTCTCCCGGGAATACAAGTCACGGATGAAGCTGCTCTCGGCAGAGCTGGCTTCGCAAAGCTGGCAGGACACATCCTTCCTGGAGCCGCGCGGCGGCATGTTCCTGTGGCTGAGCCTGCCGGCCCGGATTCATACCGCCGAGCTGCTGCCGCTGGCCGTGGAGCAAGGGGTTGCCTTCGTTCCGGGCGAAGTTTTCTATTCGGAGCAGCCCATGAAGAACACGATGCGCCTGAATTTCACCCATACCCGGCCGGAACTGCTACCGCTCGCGGTGCAGCGTTTGACCACCGCGCTGTCCCGGTATGAGGAGCGTGTGTTGTCTCTATAA
- a CDS encoding Nif3-like dinuclear metal center hexameric protein — MFAKGQTVIGYMEQLAPKHLAEEWDNVGLQVGSLQKEITGVLVALDVNESIVDEAITKGCNLIIAHHAVIFRPIKGILTDTPAGRLYEKLIKNDIAVYISHTNLDVAEGGMNDWMADALGIENGAPIKDIHTEQLSKLVVFVPKDHHQKVLDAILNAGAGWIGNYSHCSFNIEGYGTFIPQEGTAPYIGMPGKLERAEEVRIETIVPHTIRNKVVQAMLKAHPYEEVAYDLYSMDLKGRSLGLGRVGKLKEQVTLGEFIETVKRGLDVESVRVVGDLDRKIRKAAVMGGSGAKYYSSAIFKGADVLVTGDIDYHTAQDAHLAGIALIDPGHNAEKIMKVKVAEYLAGKLTEHKYGTAVHASQPDTEPFIFL, encoded by the coding sequence ATGTTTGCCAAAGGACAGACCGTAATTGGATATATGGAGCAGCTTGCCCCAAAGCATCTGGCTGAGGAATGGGATAATGTCGGTCTTCAGGTCGGCAGTCTCCAGAAGGAAATCACCGGGGTGCTGGTGGCACTGGATGTCAATGAGAGCATTGTGGATGAGGCGATTACCAAGGGCTGTAATCTGATTATTGCCCATCATGCGGTGATTTTCCGGCCGATCAAAGGGATCCTGACGGATACCCCGGCAGGCCGCTTATATGAGAAGCTGATCAAAAACGACATTGCCGTGTACATCAGCCATACGAATCTGGATGTGGCCGAAGGTGGAATGAACGACTGGATGGCTGATGCGCTGGGTATTGAGAATGGTGCACCGATCAAGGATATTCATACCGAGCAGCTGTCCAAGCTGGTTGTATTCGTGCCGAAGGATCATCACCAGAAGGTGCTGGATGCCATTCTGAACGCCGGAGCAGGCTGGATCGGCAATTACAGCCATTGCAGCTTCAATATTGAAGGCTATGGCACCTTCATTCCGCAGGAGGGCACGGCCCCGTACATTGGCATGCCAGGCAAGCTGGAGCGGGCTGAAGAAGTCCGCATCGAGACAATTGTGCCCCATACGATCCGTAACAAGGTGGTACAGGCCATGCTGAAGGCTCACCCGTATGAAGAGGTGGCTTATGACCTGTATTCCATGGACCTCAAGGGACGCAGCCTTGGACTTGGAAGAGTGGGGAAGCTGAAGGAGCAGGTGACGCTTGGCGAATTCATCGAGACAGTCAAACGCGGGCTGGATGTGGAGAGCGTGCGGGTGGTTGGAGATCTGGACCGCAAGATCCGCAAGGCGGCAGTCATGGGCGGGTCCGGTGCCAAGTATTACAGCAGCGCTATCTTCAAGGGAGCGGATGTGCTGGTGACCGGCGATATCGATTACCATACGGCACAGGATGCGCACCTCGCAGGAATCGCCTTGATCGATCCGGGCCATAATGCGGAGAAGATCATGAAGGTGAAGGTAGCGGAGTATCTCGCCGGCAAGCTGACGGAGCACAAGTACGGCACGGCAGTGCATGCCTCGCAGCCGGATACCGAGCCTTTTATATTCCTGTAG
- a CDS encoding class I SAM-dependent methyltransferase codes for MNNVKLSDRLQLLLEQVPAGSRLADIGSDHALLPVAAVKSGRVPSAIAGEVNPGPYEAALRGVAEAGLGAKIAVRRGDGLEVLEPGEADCITIAGMGGSLIAAILERGQKVGKLAGVKTLALQPNVGEDILRRWLLRSGWVLVSEHILEEDGKIYEILTAVPEGAEAAGTNEELYSERLLAGGKMALDQALLLEMGPLLLQAPNEVFAAKWQGEISKLESILASLARSELGAAEEKSSRIKLQIKRIAEVLECLPKDRP; via the coding sequence ATGAACAACGTAAAATTATCAGACCGGCTTCAGCTGCTGCTGGAGCAGGTCCCTGCGGGCAGCAGACTTGCCGATATCGGCTCAGATCATGCTCTGCTGCCAGTTGCCGCTGTGAAGAGCGGCCGTGTGCCTTCGGCTATTGCCGGAGAAGTAAATCCGGGACCCTATGAAGCGGCGCTTCGTGGTGTTGCGGAAGCAGGACTCGGTGCAAAGATCGCGGTACGGCGCGGAGACGGGCTGGAGGTGCTGGAGCCGGGGGAAGCGGACTGTATTACCATTGCAGGAATGGGCGGCTCGCTGATCGCGGCCATTCTGGAACGCGGGCAGAAGGTTGGCAAGCTGGCAGGGGTGAAGACGCTCGCGTTACAGCCCAATGTAGGCGAGGATATTCTGCGCCGCTGGCTGCTGCGGAGCGGCTGGGTGCTGGTCTCGGAGCATATTTTGGAGGAAGACGGCAAAATCTATGAAATCCTGACCGCTGTCCCTGAGGGTGCTGAAGCGGCGGGGACGAATGAAGAGCTGTACAGCGAACGTCTGCTTGCCGGAGGGAAGATGGCTCTTGATCAGGCGCTGCTGCTCGAGATGGGACCGTTGCTGCTGCAAGCGCCAAATGAAGTGTTCGCTGCTAAATGGCAGGGTGAAATCTCCAAGCTGGAGAGCATCCTGGCCTCACTTGCACGTTCGGAGCTGGGGGCGGCTGAGGAGAAGAGCAGCAGAATCAAGCTTCAGATTAAACGGATTGCGGAGGTGCTGGAATGTTTGCCAAAGGACAGACCGTAA
- the rpoD gene encoding RNA polymerase sigma factor RpoD, producing the protein MANDQHTELEAEFTLDQVKDQLIDHGKKRSSLNYKDIMEKLSPFDQDPEQMEEFYEQLSDLGIEVVNENDEEVNSLRPSEDNEDKEGDDFSFDDDLSLPPGIKINDPVRMYLKEIGRVPLLSADDEVELAMRIKNGDEEAKRRLAEANLRLVVSIAKRYVGRGMLFLDLIQEGNMGLIKAVEKFDHNKGFKFSTYATWWIRQAITRAIADQARTIRIPVHMVETINKLIRVSRQLLQELGREPSPEEIAAEMELTVEKVREIMKIAQEPVSLETPIGEEDDSHLGDFIEDQEALAPADAAAYELLKEQLEDVLDTLTEREENVLRLRFGLDDGRTRTLEEVGKVFGVTRERIRQIEAKALRKLRHPSRSKRLKDFLE; encoded by the coding sequence ATGGCGAACGATCAGCACACTGAACTGGAAGCGGAATTTACTCTGGATCAGGTTAAGGATCAGCTTATTGATCACGGGAAGAAAAGATCATCACTTAATTACAAAGATATCATGGAGAAATTGTCGCCATTCGATCAGGACCCCGAGCAGATGGAGGAATTCTACGAGCAGCTGAGCGATCTGGGGATCGAGGTTGTCAATGAGAACGATGAAGAGGTGAACAGCCTTCGTCCAAGCGAAGACAATGAGGACAAAGAAGGTGACGACTTCAGCTTTGACGATGATCTGTCGCTGCCTCCGGGTATCAAGATTAACGACCCCGTCCGGATGTACTTGAAGGAAATCGGCCGCGTGCCGCTGTTATCGGCTGACGATGAAGTAGAACTGGCGATGCGAATCAAGAATGGTGATGAGGAAGCGAAGCGGAGACTGGCAGAAGCGAACCTGCGGCTCGTGGTCAGTATCGCCAAGCGTTATGTCGGACGCGGCATGCTGTTCCTGGATCTGATTCAGGAAGGCAACATGGGTCTGATCAAGGCAGTTGAGAAGTTTGACCATAATAAGGGCTTCAAGTTCAGTACCTATGCGACCTGGTGGATTCGTCAGGCGATTACGCGTGCGATTGCCGACCAGGCGCGTACAATCCGTATTCCGGTGCATATGGTTGAAACCATCAACAAGCTGATCCGGGTCTCCCGCCAATTGCTGCAGGAGCTGGGACGCGAGCCATCGCCGGAAGAGATTGCAGCGGAGATGGAGCTTACCGTTGAGAAGGTTAGAGAGATCATGAAGATTGCCCAGGAACCGGTATCGCTGGAAACACCAATCGGTGAGGAAGATGATTCGCATCTGGGAGATTTCATTGAGGACCAGGAGGCGCTGGCGCCTGCCGATGCAGCGGCGTATGAGCTGCTGAAGGAACAGCTGGAGGATGTGCTGGACACGCTGACTGAGCGTGAAGAGAATGTGCTCCGCCTGCGCTTCGGACTGGATGACGGACGGACGAGAACCCTTGAGGAAGTGGGCAAGGTGTTCGGCGTAACCCGCGAGCGGATTCGCCAGATCGAAGCCAAAGCGCTTCGTAAGCTGCGTCACCCTAGCCGCAGTAAGCGGCTGAAGGATTTCCTCGAATAG
- the dnaG gene encoding DNA primase, whose translation MASGHGPIPEEVIENVLARHDIVDTVSKVVHLSKQGKYLWGLCPFHSEKSPSFTVTPDRGVFHCFGCGMGGNAIKFRMEIEGLSFPEAVRIMAEESDIPVPEGRGGALAAPDPERDRLIQAYELSAKFYHFLLKNTEYGTAAMDYLRTRGFSDKMIDQFQIGYAPDRWDTLLQFLEKRSFDLAEMEKGGLLSARGEGKGYLDRFRGRVIFPIANRMGKTIAFAGRILGEGQPKYLNSPESRLFNKSRILYNLHQSKASIRKTRQIVLFEGYGDVISAWEAGVQNGVATMGTSLTEGHVALMKSLGDEIVLAYDGDKAGQAAALKAIPILEASGLRVKVALLPSGLDPDEFISRHGGDRFREQVIDSAVSSIKFKLIYLKKNHILLEEDGKIAYVKEALEIIAGLPSSTEREVYLREIASELELSYDSLKQDCNLLRASMQKNNPEGDNNDNRWNNGRHKKGQVQTPTLLPAYHVAERRLLSLMIQDPEAAAYVGERLGEEFNIDDHAAIAAYLYAYYAQGKPPGISRFLSSLQDDRLEKTATAISMMDTPPDWNTQVLDDCIREVRKYPLQRKIEPKREEMIQAEKSGDFLRAAQIASEILALERQ comes from the coding sequence GTGGCTAGCGGACATGGTCCTATTCCCGAAGAGGTTATCGAGAACGTGCTGGCGCGGCATGATATTGTCGATACAGTCAGCAAGGTTGTCCATTTGTCCAAGCAGGGTAAATATTTATGGGGCCTCTGCCCGTTCCATTCGGAGAAGTCCCCTTCCTTCACTGTAACCCCTGACCGGGGAGTCTTTCATTGTTTTGGCTGCGGTATGGGCGGAAATGCCATCAAATTCAGGATGGAAATCGAAGGATTATCCTTCCCCGAAGCAGTCAGAATCATGGCGGAAGAGAGTGATATCCCTGTTCCTGAGGGGAGAGGCGGGGCGCTGGCTGCCCCCGATCCTGAGCGGGACCGGCTGATTCAGGCGTATGAATTATCGGCGAAGTTTTATCATTTTTTGCTGAAGAACACGGAATACGGCACTGCCGCCATGGATTACTTAAGAACCCGGGGGTTCAGCGACAAAATGATTGACCAGTTCCAGATCGGCTACGCGCCGGACCGCTGGGATACGCTGCTGCAGTTTCTGGAGAAGCGCAGCTTCGATCTCGCCGAGATGGAGAAGGGCGGACTATTGTCTGCCAGAGGGGAAGGCAAAGGATATCTGGACCGCTTCCGCGGCCGGGTTATTTTTCCGATTGCGAACCGCATGGGTAAGACGATCGCCTTCGCCGGACGCATTCTCGGGGAGGGGCAGCCGAAGTATTTGAACTCTCCCGAGAGCCGGTTATTCAACAAAAGCCGTATTCTGTACAATCTGCACCAGTCCAAAGCATCCATCCGCAAAACGCGGCAAATCGTCCTGTTCGAGGGATACGGTGATGTCATTTCGGCGTGGGAGGCAGGTGTACAGAACGGGGTAGCCACGATGGGAACCTCGCTCACTGAGGGTCATGTGGCCCTGATGAAGAGCCTTGGAGATGAGATCGTGCTTGCCTATGATGGAGATAAGGCTGGACAAGCTGCCGCCCTTAAGGCCATTCCTATCCTGGAAGCCAGCGGACTGCGGGTCAAGGTAGCACTGCTTCCAAGCGGCCTCGACCCGGATGAATTCATCTCCCGGCATGGCGGGGACAGATTCAGGGAACAGGTGATTGACTCTGCTGTGTCTTCCATCAAATTTAAGCTTATATATCTGAAAAAAAACCATATACTCCTAGAGGAAGACGGCAAAATTGCCTATGTCAAGGAGGCTCTGGAGATTATCGCCGGGCTCCCTTCTTCAACGGAGCGGGAGGTATACTTGCGGGAAATCGCCTCCGAGCTTGAGCTGTCCTATGACAGTCTGAAGCAGGATTGCAATTTACTTCGTGCCTCCATGCAAAAAAACAACCCCGAAGGGGATAATAACGACAATAGGTGGAATAATGGTAGGCATAAAAAAGGGCAAGTGCAGACACCTACGTTGCTGCCTGCTTACCATGTTGCGGAACGGCGCCTGTTATCCTTAATGATTCAAGACCCGGAAGCAGCGGCCTATGTGGGTGAACGGCTCGGGGAAGAGTTCAATATTGATGATCATGCGGCAATCGCCGCTTATCTATATGCTTATTATGCGCAAGGCAAACCACCCGGCATCAGCCGGTTTCTATCATCGCTTCAGGACGACCGTCTGGAGAAGACCGCAACGGCCATCTCCATGATGGATACCCCTCCGGACTGGAATACGCAGGTTCTGGACGATTGTATTCGTGAAGTGCGGAAGTATCCTCTGCAGCGCAAAATTGAACCCAAGCGTGAAGAGATGATTCAGGCGGAGAAATCCGGTGACTTTTTGCGTGCAGCACAAATAGCAAGTGAAATTTTAGCCCTAGAGAGACAATGA
- a CDS encoding YaiI/YqxD family protein, which translates to MGTSRLRKIVVDGDACPVKQEIITVARRFGLPVLMVSSYDHVLRAEEGVTVVQVDRGADSADLYIANHISAGDVVITQDYGLAALALGKRCLALSNRGQEYENSTMDFMLESRHAKAVERRRGNYSKGPKAITAEEKNLFQHKLTKLLTILQENVQL; encoded by the coding sequence TTGGGAACTTCCCGGCTAAGGAAGATTGTTGTGGACGGTGATGCTTGTCCGGTTAAGCAGGAGATTATTACCGTGGCGCGCAGGTTCGGGCTTCCGGTGCTGATGGTCTCTTCCTATGATCATGTGCTGCGGGCGGAAGAAGGCGTTACGGTGGTTCAGGTGGACCGCGGGGCAGACAGTGCCGACCTCTATATCGCCAATCATATTTCTGCAGGAGATGTCGTAATTACGCAGGATTATGGACTGGCGGCGCTGGCGCTGGGCAAACGCTGCCTTGCTCTTTCGAACCGGGGCCAGGAATATGAGAATTCTACCATGGATTTTATGCTGGAGAGCAGGCATGCCAAGGCGGTTGAACGCAGGCGCGGGAACTATTCCAAGGGTCCCAAAGCGATTACCGCAGAGGAAAAAAATCTTTTTCAACATAAACTGACAAAACTTTTAACAATTTTGCAGGAGAATGTCCAGCTATAG